In Campylobacter suis, a genomic segment contains:
- a CDS encoding OadG family protein — protein MQDVNLVTEGFRFMVLGMGGVFSFLLLMIFVLKIQSKVFAKFDNSHNITPNTSQIPVSNIKDDGILTAVISAAITQHKKRSKGR, from the coding sequence ATGCAAGATGTAAATCTGGTCACTGAGGGTTTTAGGTTTATGGTGCTTGGCATGGGTGGTGTTTTCTCATTTTTGCTACTTATGATTTTTGTATTAAAAATTCAGTCTAAAGTCTTTGCAAAATTTGACAATTCACATAACATAACCCCAAATACAAGCCAAATTCCTGTAAGCAACATTAAAGATGATGGCATTTTGACAGCGGTTATTAGTGCCGCAATAACCCAACATAAAAAAAGATCAAAGGGGAGATGA